One Mycolicibacterium goodii genomic region harbors:
- a CDS encoding GlxA family transcriptional regulator translates to MHTVAVLAVSDTIAFDLSTAVETFGRAQSASGEPAYRVMVCSAEPVVQAGTFRIASDHGLSDLAQADTIVVPGRHDVTGEVPAEVFAALRDAYARGTRIASICTGAFLLAAARLLDGRRATTHWVAADEFRTAFPAVDLDPDVLYVDSGQILTSAGASAGIDLCLHMIRLDHGAAVAADAARMAVAPLHRDGGQAQFIRRNTLAARRLGERTELDDVLLWIEDEAHRELTLADIAARAAVSVRTLNRRFQAETGQTPMQWLTGVRIRNAQHLLESTADGIESIGRHVGFSSPANFREQFRKLTGVSPQQYRNSFRDRMAG, encoded by the coding sequence ATGCACACTGTCGCAGTGCTCGCGGTGTCGGACACGATCGCGTTCGACCTCAGCACGGCCGTCGAGACCTTCGGCCGTGCCCAATCGGCCTCCGGTGAGCCTGCCTACCGCGTCATGGTGTGCTCGGCCGAACCCGTCGTGCAGGCAGGCACCTTCCGCATCGCGAGCGATCACGGCCTGAGCGACCTCGCGCAGGCCGACACCATCGTGGTGCCGGGCCGACACGACGTGACCGGGGAGGTGCCCGCAGAGGTCTTCGCGGCCCTGCGCGACGCGTATGCAAGGGGTACGCGCATCGCGTCGATCTGCACCGGCGCCTTCCTGCTCGCCGCGGCCCGACTGCTGGACGGTCGACGTGCCACCACCCATTGGGTGGCCGCCGACGAGTTCCGCACCGCGTTCCCCGCCGTCGACCTGGACCCCGACGTGCTGTACGTGGACTCCGGACAGATCCTCACCTCGGCGGGCGCTTCGGCCGGGATCGACCTGTGCCTGCACATGATCCGGCTCGACCACGGCGCCGCGGTCGCGGCCGACGCCGCCCGCATGGCCGTGGCCCCGTTGCACCGCGACGGCGGCCAGGCCCAGTTCATCCGTCGAAACACCCTGGCCGCCAGGCGGCTCGGGGAACGCACCGAACTCGATGACGTGCTGCTCTGGATCGAGGACGAGGCCCACCGCGAACTGACCCTCGCCGACATCGCGGCGCGCGCCGCGGTGAGCGTGCGCACCCTCAACCGGCGATTCCAGGCCGAGACCGGTCAGACCCCGATGCAGTGGCTGACCGGTGTACGTATCCGCAATGCGCAACACCTGCTCGAAAGTACGGCCGACGGCATCGAATCCATCGGCCGCCACGTGGGATTCAGCTCGCCGGCGAACTTCCGCGAACAGTTCCGCAAGCTCACCGGCGTCTCACCGCAGCAGTACCGCAACTCGTTCCGCGACCGGATGGCCGGCTGA
- a CDS encoding S-(hydroxymethyl)mycothiol dehydrogenase has product MPQTVRGVISRSKQQPVELVDIVIPDPGPGEVVVDIIACGVCHTDLTYREGGINDEFPFLLGHEAAGTVESVGDGVTNVEPGDFVILNWRAVCGQCRACKRGRPHLCFDTHNAAQKMTLTDGTELTPALGIGAFADKTLVHEGQCTKVDSEADPAVAGLLGCGVMAGIGAAINTGAVTRDDTVAVIGCGGVGDAAIAGAALVGAKKIIAVDMDNKKLNWAREFGATHTINAKDLDPVETIADLTDGFGADVVIDAVGRPETWKQAFYARDLAGTVVLVGVPTPDMTLEMPLIDFFSRGGSLKSSWYGDCLPERDFPTLISLHLQGRLPLEKFVSERIGLDAIEDAFHKMHAGEVLRSVVVLDR; this is encoded by the coding sequence ATGCCCCAGACTGTGCGCGGTGTGATTTCTCGGAGTAAGCAGCAACCGGTGGAGTTGGTCGACATCGTGATCCCGGATCCGGGTCCGGGTGAGGTGGTGGTCGACATCATCGCGTGCGGGGTGTGCCACACCGACCTGACCTACCGTGAGGGCGGCATCAACGACGAGTTCCCGTTCCTGCTGGGCCATGAGGCCGCAGGCACCGTCGAGTCTGTGGGTGACGGTGTCACCAACGTCGAACCCGGCGATTTCGTGATCCTCAACTGGCGCGCGGTGTGCGGACAGTGCCGCGCCTGCAAACGCGGCCGCCCGCACCTGTGCTTCGACACCCACAACGCCGCGCAGAAGATGACCCTGACCGACGGCACCGAACTCACCCCCGCCCTGGGCATCGGCGCGTTCGCCGACAAGACCCTCGTACACGAGGGCCAGTGCACCAAGGTCGACTCCGAGGCCGATCCCGCCGTGGCCGGGTTGTTGGGTTGCGGGGTGATGGCAGGCATCGGCGCGGCCATCAACACCGGTGCGGTCACCCGCGACGACACCGTCGCGGTGATCGGCTGCGGCGGCGTCGGCGACGCCGCCATCGCCGGCGCGGCACTGGTCGGCGCCAAGAAGATCATCGCCGTCGACATGGACAACAAAAAGCTCAACTGGGCCCGCGAATTCGGCGCCACACACACCATCAACGCCAAAGACCTCGACCCGGTCGAGACCATCGCCGACCTCACCGACGGCTTCGGCGCCGACGTCGTCATCGACGCCGTCGGGCGTCCCGAAACCTGGAAACAGGCCTTCTATGCCCGCGATCTGGCCGGGACCGTGGTGCTGGTCGGTGTGCCCACCCCCGACATGACGCTCGAGATGCCGCTCATCGACTTCTTCTCGCGCGGCGGATCCCTGAAATCCTCCTGGTACGGCGACTGCCTACCCGAACGTGACTTCCCCACCCTCATCAGCCTCCATCTACAGGGCCGCCTGCCGCTGGAGAAATTCGTCTCCGAACGCATCGGCCTCGACGCGATCGAAGACGCGTTCCACAAGATGCATGCCGGTGAGGTGCTGCGCTCTGTGGTGGTGCTCGACCGATGA
- a CDS encoding class I SAM-dependent methyltransferase — MSDTTSTTEDTTSSATAGTTEDFAARVVEALDSASTAILLSIGHQTGLFDTMRALPPATSGQIADAAGLNERYVREWLGGLVAARVIDYAPEQRTYHLPEHHAAVLTRAAGPDNLARVAQFIPLLAEVEQKIVDRFHTGGGLPYSEYPRFHRLMAEQSGEVFDAALVDVILPMADGLVDRLRTGADVADIGCGSGHAVNVIAQAFPASRCRGIDFSEEGLNTGRDEARRLGLTNATFVARDVAELDDTEAYDVITAFDAIHDQAHPARVLENIYRALRPGGIFLMVDIKASTHVENNIGVPFAPYLYTVSTLHCMTVSLALDGDGLGTVWGRELATSMLADAGFDDVVVREIDTDPINYYYVARKR; from the coding sequence GTGTCAGACACCACCTCCACCACTGAAGACACCACATCAAGTGCCACCGCAGGCACCACCGAGGACTTCGCCGCGCGCGTGGTCGAGGCCCTCGACAGCGCCAGCACCGCGATCCTGCTGTCGATCGGGCACCAGACCGGGCTCTTCGACACCATGCGGGCGTTGCCGCCGGCCACCAGCGGCCAGATCGCGGACGCGGCCGGGCTCAACGAGCGCTACGTGCGCGAGTGGCTCGGTGGCCTGGTCGCCGCCAGGGTGATCGATTACGCGCCCGAGCAACGGACCTACCACCTGCCCGAGCATCACGCCGCGGTGCTGACCCGCGCGGCCGGACCCGACAACCTCGCACGGGTGGCGCAGTTCATCCCGCTGCTGGCCGAGGTCGAGCAGAAGATCGTCGATCGGTTCCACACCGGCGGCGGCCTGCCCTACAGCGAATACCCGCGGTTCCACCGGCTGATGGCCGAGCAGAGCGGTGAGGTGTTCGACGCCGCGCTCGTCGACGTCATCCTCCCGATGGCCGACGGTCTCGTCGACCGGCTGCGCACGGGCGCGGACGTGGCCGACATCGGTTGCGGCAGCGGGCACGCGGTGAACGTAATCGCGCAGGCTTTCCCCGCGAGCCGGTGCAGGGGCATCGATTTCTCCGAGGAGGGCCTGAACACCGGACGTGACGAGGCGCGCCGCCTGGGCCTGACCAACGCCACATTTGTCGCGCGTGACGTCGCCGAACTCGACGACACCGAGGCCTACGACGTCATCACCGCGTTCGACGCCATCCACGATCAGGCGCACCCGGCCCGCGTCCTGGAGAACATCTACCGTGCCCTGCGGCCCGGCGGGATCTTCCTGATGGTCGACATCAAGGCGTCGACCCACGTCGAGAACAACATCGGCGTGCCGTTCGCGCCGTACCTGTACACCGTGTCGACCCTGCACTGCATGACCGTGTCGCTGGCGCTCGACGGTGACGGGCTGGGCACGGTGTGGGGGCGGGAGCTGGCCACCTCGATGCTGGCCGACGCCGGGTTCGACGACGTCGTCGTCCGCGAGATCGACACCGACCCGATCAACTACTACTACGTCGCGCGCAAGCGGTAG
- a CDS encoding diacylglycerol kinase, producing the protein MIRRVTVLTNPMSGHGNAPHAAERAVTRLQQRGVDVTAIVGRDATHARELVREHLDRGTDALVVVGGDGVIGLALQELAGTDVPLGIVPAGTGNDHAREYRIPTGDPRAAADVIADGHTRTVDLGRIDADDGTRRWFGTVVATGFDSLVSDRANRMRRPHGRMRYNIAMVAEISKLRLLPFRLSFDGGEPVECALTMTAIGNTRSYGGGMLICPGADPTDGLLDVTMIASASRWRLIRLFPTVFKGTHVDLDTVTTRRVATVHVECPSINAYADGDFAAALPATITAVPRALRILTPN; encoded by the coding sequence GTGATCCGCCGCGTCACCGTCCTGACCAACCCGATGTCGGGACACGGCAACGCACCACATGCCGCCGAACGTGCCGTCACCCGTCTGCAGCAGCGCGGTGTCGACGTCACCGCGATCGTGGGGCGCGACGCCACGCATGCCCGCGAACTCGTGCGCGAGCACCTGGATCGCGGCACCGACGCGCTGGTGGTGGTCGGCGGTGACGGCGTGATCGGTCTGGCGCTGCAGGAGTTGGCCGGCACCGACGTTCCGCTGGGCATCGTCCCGGCGGGCACCGGCAACGACCACGCCCGTGAGTACCGCATCCCGACCGGTGACCCGCGGGCCGCGGCCGACGTGATCGCCGACGGGCACACCCGCACCGTGGATCTCGGCCGCATCGACGCCGACGACGGGACCCGCAGATGGTTCGGCACGGTCGTCGCGACCGGGTTCGATTCGCTCGTGAGCGATCGGGCCAACCGGATGCGCCGGCCGCACGGGCGGATGCGCTACAACATCGCGATGGTGGCCGAGATCTCCAAGTTGCGCCTGCTGCCGTTCCGGCTGTCGTTCGACGGCGGTGAACCCGTGGAGTGCGCGTTGACCATGACCGCGATCGGCAACACCCGCAGTTACGGCGGCGGCATGCTGATCTGCCCGGGCGCCGACCCCACCGACGGTCTGCTCGACGTCACGATGATCGCGTCGGCGTCGCGTTGGCGCCTGATCCGGTTGTTCCCCACGGTGTTCAAGGGCACGCACGTCGATCTCGACACCGTGACCACCCGGCGCGTCGCGACCGTGCACGTCGAATGCCCTAGCATCAACGCCTACGCCGACGGAGATTTCGCGGCGGCCCTTCCGGCCACCATCACGGCCGTCCCACGTGCGCTGAGGATCCTCACCCCCAACTGA
- a CDS encoding LuxR family transcriptional regulator, translated as MTAATGSVGWASDHLALLEARAAHSRADWAAAYQAYLRAEALGPMTLDDLDAYATSAWRRGHSREALRLSERVYGQLVRTDPASAAMKAVDIALEWLTRGDLNIAQGWMNRARRLLADTANGSTHCYLAYLDVVVAVVEQDPGELARRAERMRQLCETVDDPALGSLSLVAQAIAALHQGRVADGYALVDEALLPLLAGYVRVEWAGDIYCVVLNLCHKLADHPRMRAWTQSMERWCGVDPPSPYYRVCDVHRLQLAAADDDYRRLEDELRSASAALEDVNSWVGAEGFYLLGEVRRRRGDTEGALAAFAKARILGKDPQPGEALLYCSMGESRKAWTDLRVALAGAGPLDRMRLLRAAVVVALARDDIAEAQRHCDELACGAEAFGTPGYRAWAAHARGALLVRQGEHGAALESFGAALREYRLQQERYDIAEVYEWMALAHKALGDERAAEADIATADNIYEQLAVQPSGVCGRGAPGGLTRREIEVLRAIACGATNRQVAQRFVISDKTVGRHLANIYTKLGVSSRTAAVTWAHQNGVVRKDN; from the coding sequence ATGACGGCGGCCACAGGTTCGGTTGGGTGGGCATCGGATCATCTCGCGCTGCTCGAGGCGCGGGCGGCACATTCGCGCGCCGATTGGGCCGCCGCGTATCAGGCGTACCTGCGGGCCGAGGCGCTCGGCCCGATGACGCTCGACGATCTCGACGCGTACGCGACGTCGGCCTGGCGGCGCGGCCACAGCAGGGAAGCCCTCCGGCTCTCCGAACGGGTGTACGGACAGCTCGTCCGCACCGATCCGGCGTCCGCCGCGATGAAGGCCGTCGACATCGCCCTGGAGTGGCTGACCCGCGGCGACCTCAACATCGCGCAGGGGTGGATGAACCGGGCGCGACGGTTGCTGGCGGACACCGCGAACGGGTCGACGCACTGCTATCTGGCCTACCTCGACGTCGTGGTCGCGGTGGTCGAACAGGACCCCGGCGAGCTGGCGCGGCGCGCCGAGCGGATGCGGCAACTGTGCGAGACCGTCGACGATCCCGCGCTGGGCTCACTGTCGCTCGTGGCGCAGGCGATCGCCGCGCTCCACCAGGGACGCGTGGCAGACGGCTACGCCCTGGTCGACGAGGCACTGCTACCGCTGCTGGCCGGATACGTGCGGGTGGAGTGGGCCGGCGACATCTACTGCGTGGTGCTGAACCTGTGCCACAAGCTCGCCGATCACCCCCGGATGCGGGCATGGACACAATCCATGGAGCGCTGGTGCGGTGTCGATCCGCCCTCGCCCTATTACCGGGTGTGCGACGTGCACCGCCTGCAGTTGGCGGCCGCCGACGACGATTACCGTCGGCTCGAAGACGAGTTGCGCAGTGCGAGTGCGGCGTTGGAGGACGTCAACTCCTGGGTCGGCGCCGAGGGCTTCTATCTGCTGGGGGAGGTTCGGCGGCGGCGCGGGGACACCGAGGGGGCGCTCGCGGCGTTCGCCAAGGCGCGCATCCTGGGCAAGGATCCGCAGCCGGGCGAGGCGTTGCTGTACTGCAGCATGGGGGAGAGCCGGAAAGCCTGGACAGACCTTCGCGTGGCGCTGGCCGGTGCGGGCCCGCTGGACCGCATGCGGTTGTTGCGTGCGGCCGTCGTGGTGGCGTTGGCCCGCGACGACATCGCCGAGGCGCAGCGGCACTGCGATGAACTTGCCTGCGGGGCTGAGGCTTTCGGCACTCCGGGATACCGCGCATGGGCCGCGCACGCCCGCGGCGCGCTACTGGTGCGCCAAGGGGAGCACGGCGCGGCCCTCGAGAGCTTCGGCGCGGCGCTTCGCGAGTACCGGCTGCAGCAGGAGCGCTACGACATCGCCGAGGTGTACGAGTGGATGGCGCTGGCGCACAAGGCACTTGGCGATGAGCGCGCCGCGGAGGCAGACATCGCGACCGCCGATAACATCTACGAGCAACTCGCGGTGCAACCCAGCGGCGTGTGCGGCCGGGGAGCTCCGGGTGGGCTCACCAGGCGCGAGATCGAGGTGCTGCGTGCGATCGCCTGCGGCGCCACCAATCGTCAGGTCGCCCAGCGGTTCGTCATCAGCGACAAGACCGTCGGCAGGCACCTGGCCAACATCTACACCAAGCTCGGGGTATCGAGTCGTACGGCCGCGGTCACCTGGGCCCATCAGAACGGAGTGGTACGAAAAGACAACTGA
- a CDS encoding DUF3145 domain-containing protein has protein sequence MRASNQFADAATGVVYIHASPAAVCPHVEWALSSTLSARANLKWTPQPAMPGQLRAVTNWVGPVGTGAQLANALRSWSVLRFEVTEDPSAGVDGHRWCHTPQLGLWSGVMSANGDVMVGEMRLRSLMAGGADMLAAELDTVLGTAWDESLEPFRNGGDTGEMTWLNRGVG, from the coding sequence ATGCGTGCGTCGAACCAGTTCGCCGACGCGGCGACAGGTGTGGTGTACATCCATGCCTCACCCGCGGCGGTATGCCCGCATGTCGAGTGGGCGTTGTCGTCGACCCTGTCGGCACGGGCCAACCTGAAGTGGACCCCGCAACCGGCCATGCCCGGGCAGCTGCGGGCGGTCACCAACTGGGTTGGTCCGGTCGGCACCGGAGCGCAGTTGGCCAATGCCCTGCGGTCCTGGTCCGTGCTGCGGTTCGAGGTGACCGAGGACCCCAGCGCGGGCGTCGACGGGCACCGCTGGTGCCACACCCCGCAGCTCGGCCTGTGGAGCGGTGTCATGAGCGCCAACGGTGACGTGATGGTCGGCGAGATGCGGCTGCGCTCGTTGATGGCCGGCGGTGCCGACATGCTCGCCGCCGAACTCGACACGGTACTGGGCACTGCGTGGGACGAGTCCCTGGAACCCTTCCGCAACGGTGGCGACACCGGCGAGATGACCTGGCTCAATCGGGGCGTGGGATAG
- a CDS encoding SAM-dependent methyltransferase yields the protein MPRYRVAVDPEPSDHPSKPQAPRPHAAGLNSAIALLEQAARTVSLPRAPYPIVIADYGVGTGRNSMRPIAAAIAELRNRTRPEHSVLVTHTDNADNDFTAVFRGLADNPDSYLRCDTSTYPSAVGRSFYTQILPSNSVHVGWSAWAIVRVSRMPMPVPDHIAASFSGDPQVVSAYARQAAFDWHEFVAFRGRELASGAQLVVLTAALGDDGDFGYRPLFAAVMDTLRELTAEGVLRQDELQRMSLPIVGRRANDFMAPFAPSGRFEGLSISHLEVYDAEDVIYRSYRKDRDTDAFGLRWADFCRFTLFNDLCTPLDDDAVRCAQVQDRLHAGIATRLSAQPEQMRIPLAQIVLEKRRRSG from the coding sequence ATGCCCAGGTACAGGGTTGCCGTCGACCCGGAACCGAGTGATCACCCGTCGAAGCCGCAGGCGCCGCGCCCTCACGCCGCCGGGCTCAACTCCGCGATCGCCCTGTTGGAGCAGGCCGCGCGGACCGTTTCGCTTCCCCGGGCGCCCTACCCCATCGTCATCGCCGACTACGGTGTGGGCACGGGGCGCAACTCGATGCGTCCGATCGCGGCGGCGATCGCCGAGTTACGCAACCGCACCCGCCCCGAGCACTCGGTGCTGGTGACGCACACCGACAACGCCGACAACGATTTCACCGCGGTGTTCCGCGGCCTGGCGGACAACCCGGACTCGTATCTGCGCTGCGACACCTCGACGTACCCGTCGGCGGTCGGACGGTCGTTCTACACCCAGATCCTGCCGTCGAACTCCGTGCACGTCGGCTGGTCGGCGTGGGCCATCGTGCGGGTGAGCCGCATGCCGATGCCGGTGCCCGACCACATCGCCGCGTCGTTCAGCGGCGATCCACAGGTGGTGTCCGCATATGCCCGCCAGGCGGCGTTCGACTGGCACGAGTTCGTCGCGTTCCGCGGCCGGGAACTGGCCTCAGGCGCCCAGTTGGTGGTGCTGACCGCGGCCCTCGGGGACGACGGCGACTTCGGTTACCGCCCGCTGTTCGCCGCGGTGATGGACACCCTGCGCGAACTGACCGCCGAAGGCGTGCTGCGCCAGGACGAACTGCAGCGCATGTCGCTGCCCATCGTCGGACGCCGCGCCAACGATTTCATGGCGCCGTTCGCGCCGTCGGGCCGGTTCGAGGGGCTGTCGATCAGCCACCTCGAGGTGTACGACGCCGAGGACGTGATCTACCGCAGTTACCGGAAAGACAGGGACACCGACGCTTTCGGGCTCCGCTGGGCGGATTTCTGCCGGTTCACGCTCTTCAACGATCTGTGTACCCCGCTCGACGACGACGCGGTGCGCTGCGCGCAGGTCCAGGACCGGCTCCACGCCGGTATCGCCACCAGGTTGTCGGCCCAGCCGGAGCAGATGCGGATCCCGTTGGCGCAGATCGTCCTTGAGAAGCGGCGTCGTTCGGGTTGA
- a CDS encoding MBL fold metallo-hydrolase, which produces MTGPAQIQRVVTSGKFELDGGSWDVDNNIWLIGEDGDGADVIVFDAAHTAQPIIDAVAGRNVVAVVCTHGHNDHITVAPELGAALDAPVLLHAGDDMLWRDIHPDKDFRPVEDGLVLTAGGIELHALHTPGHSPGSVCWSIPDLNAVISGDTLFQGGPGATGRSYSDFPTILDSIKNRLGKLPDETVVYTGHGDTTTIGGELVNYDDWVKRGH; this is translated from the coding sequence ATGACCGGTCCCGCGCAGATCCAACGCGTCGTCACCAGCGGCAAGTTCGAACTCGACGGCGGCAGCTGGGACGTCGACAACAACATCTGGCTCATCGGTGAGGATGGCGACGGCGCGGACGTCATCGTGTTCGACGCCGCCCACACCGCCCAACCGATCATCGACGCCGTCGCCGGGCGCAACGTGGTGGCGGTGGTGTGCACCCACGGCCACAACGACCACATCACCGTCGCCCCCGAACTCGGCGCGGCCCTCGACGCACCGGTGCTGCTGCATGCGGGCGACGACATGCTCTGGCGAGACATCCACCCCGACAAGGACTTCCGTCCGGTCGAGGACGGCCTCGTGCTCACCGCAGGCGGCATCGAGCTGCACGCCCTGCACACCCCCGGCCACTCCCCGGGCTCGGTGTGCTGGTCGATCCCCGACCTGAACGCCGTGATCTCCGGCGACACCCTGTTCCAGGGCGGACCCGGCGCGACCGGGCGGTCCTACTCGGACTTCCCGACCATCCTGGACTCCATCAAGAACCGCCTCGGCAAGCTGCCCGATGAAACCGTGGTCTACACCGGCCACGGCGACACCACCACCATCGGCGGTGAACTGGTCAACTACGACGACTGGGTCAAGCGCGGCCACTGA
- a CDS encoding serine hydrolase domain-containing protein: MIDEWPVPSAAAAVVGPSGVLATHGDVAKPFALASVTKLLVARAAQIAIEEGVVELDTPAGPDGSTVRHLLAHTSGVSMNSADTVSQVGQRRVYSNYGFRLLARVIEDAADIEFGRYLGEAVFDPLGMSTTKLLGGAEAAGFGVTSTVADLALFAGDLLRPALVSQQMHDAATSVQFPGVNGVLPGFGSQRPNDWGLGFEIRDGKTPHWTGSSNSPRTFGHFGQSGTFLWVDPAADLALVVLTDRDFGDWTYPLWPAISDGVLREIGTH; the protein is encoded by the coding sequence ATGATCGACGAGTGGCCGGTGCCCTCGGCCGCCGCAGCGGTGGTCGGCCCCTCCGGGGTGCTGGCCACCCACGGCGACGTCGCGAAACCTTTCGCGCTGGCGTCGGTGACCAAACTGCTGGTGGCGCGCGCCGCGCAGATCGCGATCGAGGAGGGCGTCGTCGAGCTCGACACCCCCGCCGGGCCCGACGGCTCGACGGTGCGCCACCTGCTGGCGCACACCTCCGGGGTCTCGATGAACTCCGCCGACACCGTGTCCCAGGTGGGGCAGCGCCGGGTCTACTCGAACTACGGGTTCCGGTTGCTGGCGCGGGTCATCGAGGACGCCGCCGACATCGAGTTCGGGCGGTACCTGGGCGAGGCGGTGTTCGACCCACTGGGCATGTCGACGACGAAGTTGCTGGGCGGCGCCGAGGCGGCCGGCTTCGGCGTCACCTCCACGGTGGCCGATCTGGCGCTGTTCGCCGGTGACCTGTTGCGACCCGCGCTGGTGTCACAACAGATGCACGACGCGGCGACCTCGGTGCAGTTTCCCGGCGTCAACGGGGTGTTGCCGGGGTTCGGATCGCAGCGGCCGAACGACTGGGGTCTGGGATTCGAGATCCGCGACGGCAAGACGCCGCACTGGACGGGGTCGAGCAACTCGCCGCGCACGTTCGGGCATTTCGGCCAGTCGGGGACCTTTCTGTGGGTCGATCCGGCCGCTGACCTGGCCCTTGTGGTGCTCACCGACCGGGACTTCGGGGACTGGACGTATCCACTGTGGCCGGCGATCTCTGATGGTGTGCTGAGAGAAATCGGGACACACTAG
- a CDS encoding styrene monooxygenase/indole monooxygenase family protein, translated as MTTSSGRSAAVIGAGQTGVTAALGLLDNGFEVTIYSDRDQKSLRDDVPATGTSLIFGEAQRAEESLGLNTYLATGPTSTGQSVRVLNPQSSTPEEVAFDASFSGFRGIAVDTRLKADDRLTLFQQRGGRFVVEPVDPARLDAIAGSVDLTLVATGRGGLSQLFPIDPRRTAYDRPQRTLLSVTLTGLPHGPGVFAHRSPEGSAHNAFTVVTDQGESFLGGYLHKDIGPAWAFLGWARPGSDWERRFAAADSPASALEIVNDLHRAYIDWDAPEVSALRVIDEDPHSWLKGAVTQVVRNGVGRTASGHPVAALGDTAVTYDPIAGQGAQGGLIQAAALVHKAAAHDGPFDGTWLRAAFEEFYVRRARGAQLVTRLFLGDPEFTEHGGLFFGAASASSRFASNLFGLLDDPRRFEPAAGSAAAARDLITDLAGEPADDVLARFVPAGEFQRSQLAVSPV; from the coding sequence ATGACGACATCGAGTGGACGTTCCGCAGCGGTCATCGGCGCCGGGCAGACCGGCGTCACCGCGGCGCTCGGCTTGTTGGACAACGGGTTCGAGGTCACCATCTACAGCGATCGCGATCAGAAGAGCCTACGGGACGACGTGCCTGCCACCGGTACGTCGCTCATCTTCGGTGAGGCGCAGCGGGCCGAGGAGTCGCTCGGACTCAACACGTACCTCGCGACCGGGCCGACGTCGACCGGACAGAGCGTGCGGGTACTCAACCCGCAGAGCAGCACACCCGAAGAGGTCGCGTTCGACGCGTCGTTCTCGGGTTTCCGCGGTATCGCGGTGGACACCCGCCTCAAGGCCGACGACCGGCTCACGTTGTTCCAGCAGCGCGGCGGGCGGTTCGTGGTCGAACCGGTCGATCCGGCGCGACTCGATGCGATCGCCGGGTCGGTCGATCTGACGCTGGTCGCCACCGGGCGCGGTGGACTGTCCCAGCTGTTTCCCATCGATCCGCGCCGCACCGCGTACGACCGCCCGCAGCGCACGCTGCTGAGCGTCACACTCACCGGACTGCCGCACGGGCCTGGAGTTTTCGCTCACCGCAGCCCCGAGGGCAGCGCGCACAACGCGTTCACGGTGGTCACCGATCAGGGCGAGTCGTTCCTGGGTGGCTACCTGCACAAGGATATCGGCCCGGCGTGGGCGTTCCTCGGGTGGGCCCGTCCCGGCAGCGACTGGGAGCGCCGGTTCGCCGCGGCCGACAGCCCGGCGAGCGCCCTGGAGATCGTCAACGACCTGCACCGCGCCTACATCGACTGGGACGCCCCCGAGGTGAGTGCCTTGCGGGTGATCGACGAGGATCCGCATTCGTGGCTCAAGGGCGCGGTGACGCAGGTGGTGCGTAACGGTGTCGGGCGCACCGCGAGCGGACATCCGGTGGCCGCACTCGGCGACACCGCGGTGACCTACGACCCGATCGCCGGTCAGGGCGCGCAGGGCGGGCTGATCCAGGCCGCGGCCCTGGTGCACAAGGCCGCCGCGCACGACGGCCCGTTCGACGGAACGTGGCTGCGGGCGGCGTTCGAGGAGTTCTACGTCCGCCGGGCGCGCGGCGCACAACTTGTGACGCGGCTGTTCCTCGGCGACCCCGAGTTCACCGAGCACGGCGGTCTGTTCTTCGGAGCGGCGAGCGCGAGCAGCCGGTTCGCGTCCAACCTGTTCGGCCTGCTGGATGATCCCCGGCGGTTCGAGCCCGCCGCGGGATCCGCGGCCGCGGCCAGGGACCTGATCACCGACCTCGCGGGAGAACCCGCCGACGACGTGCTCGCCCGTTTCGTCCCGGCCGGTGAGTTCCAGCGGTCGCAGCTGGCGGTGTCCCCGGTGTAG